Proteins encoded by one window of Massilia sp. NR 4-1:
- a CDS encoding sigma-54 dependent transcriptional regulator has translation MSSPRVLVVDDEADLRELLEITLVKMGLDVDSAENLQQARGFLTRHEYALVLTDMRLPDGLGLELVREVSAACKNTPIAVVTAFGSAENAVVALKAGAFDYVSKPVQLDQLRVLVQSALKVNQAPPPAAPSQGPARSRLRGNSAVIQALRAQIGRLARSMAPIAITGESGSGKELAAREIHAQSSRAERPFIAVNCGAIPEALMEAEFFGYRKGAFTGASDERDGFFQAAHGGTLMLDEVADLPLAMQVKLLRAIQERRVRKIGATAEEPVDVRIISATHQDLARCVEEGKFRQDLFYRLNVIELSLPPLRERLDDLPELTGAILERLGSFGGTPVLGAGVLEALRAYSFPGNVRELENILERALAFSSDGVIDAADLALKGAAPGRAAPPPNQMAASDPLVPAGSAAPAGPHAAPATAPVPVSTAPAPQAAAAPAAEAPPDAAPLAASPATPALPPPPPLDVLPSNLPDYLAQIERDIILRALAQTQFNRTQAAQLLGISFRQLRYQMQKLNIQEPEA, from the coding sequence ATGAGTTCTCCCCGTGTCCTGGTGGTCGATGACGAAGCGGACCTGCGCGAGCTGCTGGAAATCACCCTGGTCAAAATGGGCCTGGACGTGGACAGCGCGGAAAACCTGCAGCAGGCGCGCGGTTTTTTGACCCGGCACGAATACGCCCTGGTGCTGACCGATATGCGGCTGCCGGACGGCTTGGGCCTGGAACTGGTGCGCGAAGTCTCCGCCGCCTGCAAAAACACCCCGATCGCCGTCGTCACCGCCTTCGGCAGCGCGGAAAACGCCGTGGTGGCGCTGAAGGCGGGCGCTTTCGACTATGTCAGCAAGCCGGTGCAGCTGGACCAGCTGCGCGTGCTGGTGCAGTCGGCGCTCAAGGTCAACCAGGCGCCGCCGCCGGCCGCGCCCAGCCAGGGACCGGCGCGCAGCCGCCTGCGCGGCAATTCGGCCGTGATCCAGGCCTTGCGCGCCCAGATCGGGCGGCTGGCGCGTTCCATGGCGCCGATCGCCATCACCGGCGAATCGGGCAGCGGCAAGGAACTGGCGGCGCGCGAAATCCACGCGCAAAGCTCGCGCGCCGAGCGCCCCTTCATCGCCGTCAACTGCGGCGCCATTCCCGAAGCGCTGATGGAGGCCGAGTTTTTCGGCTACCGCAAGGGCGCTTTCACCGGCGCCTCCGACGAGCGCGACGGCTTTTTCCAGGCCGCCCACGGCGGCACCCTGATGCTGGACGAGGTGGCCGACCTGCCGCTGGCGATGCAGGTCAAGCTGCTGCGCGCCATCCAGGAGCGGCGCGTGCGCAAGATCGGCGCCACGGCCGAGGAGCCGGTCGATGTGCGCATCATCAGCGCCACCCACCAGGATCTGGCGCGTTGCGTGGAGGAGGGCAAGTTCCGCCAGGACTTGTTCTACCGGCTGAATGTGATCGAACTCAGTCTGCCGCCGCTGCGCGAACGGCTGGACGACCTGCCCGAGCTGACCGGCGCCATCCTTGAACGCCTGGGCAGTTTCGGCGGCACGCCGGTGCTGGGAGCGGGCGTGCTGGAGGCGCTGCGCGCCTATTCCTTCCCCGGCAATGTGCGCGAACTGGAAAACATCCTGGAGCGCGCCCTGGCGTTTTCCAGCGACGGCGTGATCGATGCCGCCGACCTGGCGCTCAAGGGCGCGGCGCCGGGACGCGCGGCGCCGCCACCAAACCAGATGGCCGCCTCTGATCCGCTGGTGCCGGCTGGCAGCGCGGCACCGGCCGGCCCGCATGCCGCGCCCGCTACTGCGCCCGTCCCCGTATCCACCGCCCCAGCGCCGCAGGCCGCCGCCGCGCCAGCGGCCGAGGCGCCGCCGGACGCCGCGCCGCTGGCGGCATCGCCCGCCACGCCCGCCTTGCCGCCCCCGCCGCCGCTCGACGTCCTGCCCAGCAATCTGCCCGACTACCTGGCCCAGATCGAGCGCGACATCATCCTGCGCGCCCTGGCCCAGACCCAGTTCAACCGCACCCAGGCCGCCCAGCTGCTGGGCATCAGTTTCCGCCAGCTGCGCTACCAGATGCAAAAGCTGAATATCCAGGAGCCGGAAGCCTGA